A part of Cryptococcus neoformans var. neoformans JEC21 chromosome 4 sequence genomic DNA contains:
- a CDS encoding myo-inositol transporter, putative, giving the protein MSPTLDTITPMPEGGNNQTSVNISKEDLKVETEHYENVAYIASTHDGLIDENLVRAENEDKVTPYFMFLISVAAIAGFLFGYDTGIVGAALPMVDTALGHTLSATESEIITAGTTIGAIFGASILGTMADKLGRKWAMVISDFAFTAGAIIIAASYSVPQIIVGRLVLGVGVGGAAVIAPLYIAELAPTAVRGRCVGVNAFCIPFGQVIASAIGAGFQAGVPYHIGWRVLFALGVVPSVVQLCLMHFLPESPRVLVLRGKEQEARVCLKKIYGAATDDIIDLKLRIVKQYVAATTAMQRDLSFTERAKKYWTHKPYRRAIISISGVQAFGQLTGFNTLLYYSGTIFGLLGIKNGSAAGLIPSCLNALFVFIGMSIVDKVGRRKLMVTFIPGMMIAFTWTIISFHYLTKPTGGLLLKDYQYSTPLVGSVLGSIVLFVIPYGLTYSHIIWYQSEFLPLEIRAAGSAISTTACWLANLVVSVAYLTQLEKLGATGTYGLYLGFITIGYVFVYFCYPETKGLSIDETAEIFIDGFGIEKAHQMLREKRAFAAELHANRA; this is encoded by the exons ATGTCTCCAACCCTAGACACCATTACGCCCATGCCCGAAGGCGGTAACAATCAGACATCCGTCAATATCAGCAAGGAGGACTTGAAGGTTGAGACCGAGCACTATGAAAACGTTGCCTATATCGCCAGTACTCACGATGGCCTGATA GACGAGAACCTCGTTCGAGCCGAGAACGAGGACAAGGTGACCCCTTATTTTATGTTTCTCATATCAGTTGCCGCCATTGCGGGCTTTTTGTTTGGATACG ACACTGGCATTGTCGGAGCAGCCTTACCAATGGTGGATACCGCCCTTGGTCACACCCTCTCGGCTACCGAGAGTGAGATTATTACTGCTGGCACGACAATCGGTGCGATCTTCGGTGCTTCAATCCTCGGTACCATGGCCGATAAATTGGGCCGTAAGTGGGCCATGGTCATTTCCGACTTTGC CTTCACTGCAGGCGCGATCATCATTGCCGCGAGCTATTCGGTTCCCCAGATAATCGTCGGTCGATTGGTCCTTGGTGTTGGCGTTGGAGGCGCCGCTGTTATCGCTCCTCTCTACATTGCCGAGCTCGCCCCGACCGCTGTTCGAGGACGTTGTGTCGGAGTCAACGCCTTTTGCATTCCTTTCGGTCAAGTCATCGCCAGTGCCATTGGCGCCGGTTTTCAAGCAGGCGTTCCATATCATATCGGGTGGCGAGTCCTCT TCGCACTGGGTGTTGTTCCTTCGGTTGTGCAACTCTGCCTCATGCATTTTCTCCCTGAGTCTCCCCGAGTATTAGTCCTTCGAGGCAAAGAGCAGGAAGCCCGGGTTtgtttgaagaagatttaTGGAGCCGCCACGGACGACATCATCGATCTCAAACTCCGAATCGTCAAGCAATACGTCGCTGCCACGACAGCCATGCAGCGCGACCTTTCTTTTACTGAGAGAGCCAAAAAGTACTGGACTCACAAGCCCTACCGAAGAGCTATCATTTCTATCTCTGGAGTTCAGGCTTTTGGACAATTGACTGGCTTCAACACGCTACTCTACTATTCCGGCACCATCTTCGGTCTTCTCGGCATAAAAAATGGATCCGCCGCCGGTCTCATCCCCTCGTGCCTCAATGCTCTCTTTGTG TTCATCGGAATGAGCATTGTCGACAAGGTCGGACGTCGTAAACTCATGGTCACTTTCATTCCCGGAATGATGATCGCTTTTACTTGGACGATCATTTCCTTCCACT ACCTTACTAAGCCAACTGGCGGTCTTCTGCTCAAGGACTACCAGTACTCGACCCCCTTGGTTGGTAGCGTTCTCGGCTCGATCGTTCTCTTCGTCATACCGTATGGCCTTACCTACTCCCACATCATCTGGTATCAATCCGAGTTCCTTCCGCTGGAGATCAGAGCGGCTGGTTCggccatctccaccacaGCCTGCTGGCTCGCTAACCTGGTGGTCTCCGTCGCCTATCTCACTCAGCTCGAGAAACTAGGAGCCACCGGCACATACGGCCTGTATCTCGGTTTCATCACCATCGGTTATGTTTTTGTCTATTTCTGCTATCCAGAAACCA AGGGTCTTTCGATCGACGAGACTGCCGAAATCTTCATCGATGGTTTCGGCATCGAGAAGGCCCACCAGATGCTGAGAGAGAAGCGGGCATTTGCTGCCGAGCTTCATGCCAACAGGGCTTGA
- a CDS encoding myo-inositol transporter, putative, with amino-acid sequence MMSATHIENRDDNFLENKHFDHTERLENIKGWQEPPSPSGFGGHLIDENLVRVEGEDKVTWYLCFLISASAIAGFLFGYDTGVVGVALPLVGTDLGGSALNSSQQEIITAGTTIGAIFGSAILGGWGDRLGRKKAILISDVFFTIGAVIIASSYSVPQIIVGRIVLGIGVGGAAVIAPLFITETAPTAVRGRCIGINAFFIPFGQVVSDAIGAGVQNMHNGWRLLFALGAVPSLLQLLLFHYLPESPRILILKGDTEGARTVFQRIYPTATSEMIEYKFRVAQEYVAATTALQSGTTFWERAKKVWRTGSYRRSIIAVSVLQAAGQLCGFNTLLYYAGTLFSLLGLSNPALGGLIPAGTNAVFLLIGMTTVDKIGRRGLLLIGVPIMLLGHVWNIVAFYYLCKPTGGFLDTSYTYDTTNVGIVIGGIVFFVAGFGLTYSHLVWYQAEYLALEVRSMGSGIATTICWIANLVVSVSYLSELETMTPSGTYGFYFGISVVAFVFVVFCFPETKQLSIDETSLLFENDWGVKRSAQMRKERRETQKRFQDAEVAEAATAHLEARQQKSTSVSPAELSKFMAGLKSGKRKPSVSV; translated from the exons ATGATGAGCGCAACTCACATCGAAAACCGTGATGATAACTTTCTAGAAAATAAGCATTTTGATCACACTGAGAGACTCGAAAATATCAAAGGCTGGCAAGAACCGCCTAGTCCCTCTGGCTTTGGTGGTCATTTGATT GATGAAAATCTTGTGCGAgtagaaggtgaagatAAAGTAACATGGTATCTTTGCTTTTTAATTTCTGCT TCGGCCATCGCTGGTTTCCTATTCGGCTATGACACTGGCGTAGTTGGTGTTGCATTGCCTTTGGTGGGAACCGACCTGGGTGGTAGCGCACTCAACTCTTCACAGCAAGAGATTATCACAGCAGGTACCACCATTGGGGCTATCTTTGGTTCTGCTATTCTTGGTGGATGGGGTGATCGCCTTGGACGAAAGAAGGCAATCTTGATCTCTGACGTCTT CTTTACCATCGGTGCCGTGATCATTGCATCCAGTTACTCTGTCCCGCAAATCATTGTCGGTCGAATTGTCCTCGGTATTGGAGTCGGTGGCGCAGCTGTGATTGctcctcttttcatcaCTGAGACAGCGCCGACCGCTGTCCGTGGTCGATGCATTGGTATTAA TGCCTTCTTTATTCCCTTTGGTCAGGTTGTTTCCGACGCCATCGGGGCTGGTGTACAGAACATGCACAATGGGTGGCGACTACTTT TCGCTCTTGGTGCTgtcccttcccttcttcaactgcttcttttccattACCTTCCCGAGTCACCACGTATCCTTATTCTCAAGGGGGATACCGAAGGCGCTCGGACTGTCTTCCAGCGCATTTACCCCACCGCCACTAGTGAGATGATTGAATACAAGTTCCGCGTTGCTCAAGAATACGTCGCCGCCACAACCGCCCTTCAGTCTGGGACCACTTTCTGGGAAAGAGCGAAGAAAGTATGGAGAACTGGATCGTATCGAAGATCTATCATTGCTGTCAGTGTTCTTCAGGCTGCCGGTCAGCTCTGTGGTTTCAACACCCTCCTTTATTATGCCGGTACTCTTTTCAGTCTCCTTGGACTGTCAAATCCAGCCTTAGGTGGTCTTATCCCTGCCGGCACCAACGCCGTCTTTTTGTTGATTGGAATGACTACCGTTGACAAAATCGGAAGACGagggttgttgttgattgGCGTGCCAATCATG CTCCTTGGTCATGTGTGGAACATCGTTGCTTTCTATT ACTTGTGCAAGCCGACTGGAGGATTCCTCGATACGTCTTACACCTACGATACGACAAACGTCGGTATTGTCATTGGTGGtatcgtcttcttcgtcgccgGTTTCGGTCTTACCTACAGTCATCTCGTCTGGTACCAGGCTGAGTATTTGGCCCTCGAAGTACGATCCATGGGGTCTGGTAtcgccaccaccatctGTTGGATTGCGAATCTTGTTGTCTCTGTTTCCTACCTTTCAGAACTCGAAACGATGACCCCTTCTGGTACCTACGGCTTCTATTTCGGTATCAGTGTAGTCGCCTTCGTGTTCGTGGTGTTCTGCTTCCCAGAAACCA AACAACTGTCAATCGACGAGACATCTCTTTTATTCGAGAACGATTGGGGAGTCAAGAGATCTGCTCAGATGCGCAAAGAGCGACGGGAGACTCAGAAACGATTCCAGGATGCCGAAGTCGCCGAAGCTGCCACGGCTCACCTCGAAGCTCGCCAACAAAAGTCGACTTCGGTCAGTCCTGCCGAGCTCTCCAAGTTTATGGCTGGTTTGAAGAGTGGCAAGAGAAAGCCTTCAGTCTCGGTTTAA
- a CDS encoding transketolase, putative, with amino-acid sequence MSVNKVQDWDFEKFPIDLKKYKPFPLDPTKDKKLSQEQKDGLIANISLLRDVIVFFTATGAARGLAGHTGGAFDTIPEVVILLSFLLADQDKSKYVDILFDEAGHRVATQYLLSALDGHIPVEHLLHYREANSKLPGHPELGLTPGVKFSSGRLGHMWPLVNGVALAEKNKAVFILGSDGSQQEGDDAEAARLAVAQGLNVKLFVDDNDVTIAGHPSEYLKGYSVARTLEGHGLKVVEANGEDLDSLYSAIVEVMNHKGPAAVVTHRPMAPKIKGIEGSPHAHDAIKVEPAIEYLDARHPKCAAILRAIQPSNYAELLSGSTKERGACRVQFGEAVSAVLDKTSKEQNKAKVLVIDSDLEGSTGLSVIHKKHPEVFLSSGIMERGNFSAAAGWGAFNADRQGVFSTFSAFSEMIISELTMARLNFANVLTHFSHSGVDEMADNTCHFGINQFFLDNGLEDGYETRLYFAADCSQMDAIVDRVFYDKGLRFVFSTRSKVPWILKEDGSRFFDSDYKFVPGKDEVIRKGTKGYVVAYGEILYRALDAVDRLRKEGLDVGLINKSTLNVVDEDMIKEIGSTEFVFVAESLNRKTGLGSKFGTWLLERDLRPRYNYIGTSKEGCGGLGEQIGHQNLGSSDIALKVKQMIK; translated from the exons ATGTCTGTCAAT AAAGTTCAAGACTGGGATTTCGAAAAGTTCCCCATCGACCTCAAAAAATACAAACCTTTCCCTCTTGACCCTaccaaggacaagaagctTTCACAAGAGCAAAAAGATGGTTTG ATTGCCAACATCTCATTGTTGCGTGATGTGattgtcttcttcaccgcGACAGGTGCTGCTAGGGGTCTGGCCGGTCATACTGG AGGAGCCTTTGACACCATCCCCGAAGTTGtgatccttctttccttcctccttgccGACCAGGACAAGTCGAAATACGTTGATATTCTCTTCGACGAGGCTGGTCATCGTGTCGCGACTCAGTACCTTCTCTCTGCTCTTGACGGTCACATTCCAGTTGAGCATCTTCTCCACTACCGAGAAGCTAACTCCAAGCTCCCTGGTCATCCTGAGCTCGGTCTCACTCCCGGCGTCAAGTTCTCTTCTGGACGATTAGGACACATGTGGCCCTTGGTCAACGGTGTGGCTTTGGccgagaagaacaaggccGTATTCATACTTGGGTCAGATGGTTCTCAACAGGAAGGCGATGACGCCGAAGCTGCCAGATTGGCTGTCGCTCAAGGATTGAACGTGAAGCTCTTCGTTGATGACAATGATGTGACCATCGC TGGTCACCCATCTGAGTACCTCAAAGGATACAGCGTCGCCAGAACTTTGGAGGGTCATGGACTCAAGGTCGTTGAAGCTAACGGTGAAGACCTTGACTCTCTTTACTCTGCCATCGTCGAGGTCATGAACCACAAAGGTCCAGCTGCCGTAGTCACCCACAGGCCTATGGCTCCTAAGATCAAGGGTATCGAAGGAAGTCCTCACGCTCACGACGCCATCAAGGT TGAACCTGCCATCGAATACCTTGACGCTCGACACCCTAAATGCGCTGCTATCCTTCGAGCTATTCAACCTTCCAACTACGCCGAGTTGCTTTCTGGTAGTACCAAGGAGAGGGGAGCTTGTCGAGTTCAATTCGGTGAAGCTGTCAGCGCCGTTCTTGATAAAACTAGCAAAGAGCAGAACAAGGCAAAGGTGTTGGTCATCGACTCCGACTTGGAAGGTTCTACAGGTTTGAGTGTGATCCACAAGAAACATCCCGA AGTATTTTTGTCCAGCGGCATCATGGAACGTGGGAATttttctgctgctgccggtTGGGGTGCTTTCAACGCCGATAGACAAGGCGTTTTCAG TACCTTCTCAGCCTTCTCTGAAATGATCATCTCCGAATTGACCATGGCTCGTCTCAACTTTGCCAACGTTCTCACTCACTTCTCGCATTCTGGTGTCGACGAGATGGCTGATAACACCTG TCACTTCGGTATCAACCAATTCTTCCTCGACAACGGTCTTGAAGATGGGTACGAGACCAGGTTGTATTTCGCCGCTGATTGC TCTCAAATGGATGC AATCGTCGACCGAGTCTTCTACGACAAAGGTCTTCGATTCGTCTTTTCCACTCGATCCAAGGTCCCATGGATTTTGAAGGAAGACGGATCCAGATTCTTCGACTCTGATTACAAATTCGTTCCCGGTAAAGATGAAGTTATTCGAAAAGGCACCAAAGGCTATGTTGTAGCGTATGGAGAGATCTTATACAGAGCACTCGACGCCGTTGATCGTTTGAGAAAAGAGGGTTTGGATGTCGGCTTGATCAACAAATCGACACTCAACGTAGTGGACGAAGATATGATCAAGGAAATTGGTTCAACTGAGTTCGTCTTTGTCGCCGAAAGTTTGAACAGGAAGACCGGGTTGGGAAGCAAG TTCGGTACTTGGCTTCTCGAACGAGATTTAAGACCAAGGTACAATTACAT CGGAACCAGCAAGGAAGGATGCGGTGGGCTTGGTGAACAAATTGGTCACCAAAACCTCGGTAGCTCTGATATCGCTCTCAAGGTGAAGCAAATGATCAAGTGA
- a CDS encoding maltose O-acetyltransferase, putative, giving the protein MILPHQSNSRISPPSEDENPEELSQMLAGRPYHSWDSYIGRIRDAQAREVWEINQIIDMEPRMKAMRDFIYMGDQVWIAQGFFCEYGFNITIGEEVFIGANCTLLDVCPIKIGSRTMLGPNVQILTPAHPVSPEERNGLKGKEWAKPVTIGNDCWLGAGVTVCPGVTIGDGVTLGAASVVTKDVPSRSLVVGNPGRVIKEIKADGTLEPAC; this is encoded by the exons ATGATTCTACCTCATCAGAGCAATTCTCGAATCTCTCCACCAAGCGAGGATGAGAACCCGGAAGAGCTCTCGCAGATGCTCGCGGGGCGACCGTATCATTCATGGGATTCATACATAGGTCGTATTCGAGATGCTCAAGCAAGGGAAGTTTGGGAGATTAATCAAATAATCGATATGGAACCTAGGATGAAGGCGATGAGAGACTTTATATATATGGGGGATCAAGTCTGGATAGCTCAAGGATTCTTTTGCGAATAT GGATTCAACATCACCATTGGTGAGGAGGTGTTTATTGGCGCGAATTGCACCTTGCTTGATGTCTGTCCTA TCAAAATAGGTTCACGTACAATGCTGGGCCCAAATGTCCAGATTCTCACTCCTGCTCATCCCGTCAGTCCTGAAGAGAGAAATGGTCTAAAGGGGAAAGAATGGGCGAAACCCGTCACTATAGGGAACGACTGCTGGCTGGGAGCTGGAGTGACTGTGTGCCCTGGGGTTACCATTGGTGATGGTGTGACTTTAGGAGCAGCGAGTGTTGTGACGAAAGATGTACCTAGTAGGTCATTGGTCGTAGGTAATCCGGGTAGAGTGATCAAGGAGATCAAAGCGGACGGTACACTTGAGCCTGCCTGCTGA